From a region of the Acetonema longum DSM 6540 genome:
- a CDS encoding SymE family type I addiction module toxin: protein LRGVFQMVRTLTVSSVLSHRIAFGPDVEVPFIRLRGKWLEPLGFQVGSKVQVYAYPAEIILKLVKEDVSYGKD, encoded by the coding sequence TTTGAGAGGAGTGTTTCAAATGGTTAGAACTCTTACCGTTTCCAGCGTGTTGTCTCACCGGATTGCTTTTGGCCCTGACGTGGAGGTCCCGTTTATCCGGCTCCGGGGCAAATGGTTGGAACCATTAGGTTTTCAGGTTGGGAGTAAGGTGCAGGTGTACGCTTATCCCGCTGAAATCATATTAAAACTGGTGAAGGAGGATGTTTCGTATGGCAAGGATTAA